In the genome of uncultured Celeribacter sp., the window GAAGGGCAACGAGATTGAGCGCCACAACCTTTTGCAGACGCGCGCGGATCTCCTCATCCGTGCCGCCGGCTTTCTTGGCCTTCAGCGCGGCCATGATGCAATAGCCCAACAGCGCCACCCCCGCCAAAGTCAGCGTCACACCGCCCCAGATCAATGCATCCATCCTCAGTCCCTCACTTTTCATTTCGCCCTGCTTGATACAGAACTGGCCCGGGCAAGCAAGCATTTGCGCGCTTGAATGGCTTTCCTGGAGGCCAAGTCATTGAAAAAGGGGCCGGGGTTTGGAATGAGTAACGGACGCATGATCCCAACAGGCCCAAAATGACCGTCGATCAGATGAACCAGCTTTCGACTTCGCAGGACGGCGGACCAGAGATTTTGCCTCTGGGGCGGGACGGCTGGCTGGTGCGCTTTGCCTTGACGCCCGCGCCTTGGGCGATGGCGGCGGTGCAAAAACTGTATGCTTTGGGCGCGGCTTCTGCGCTTTCGGGCGTGACGCGCGTGGCGCCGAGCCTAACCTCTGTGCTGTTTTCCTATGATCCTGATTGTACCGACCGTGCGGTGATGCGGGCACAGATCGCGCAGCTTCTGGAGGGCGAAGACTGGCACCATGCCACGCCTGAACCCGCCACGCGGGTCTGGCAGGTGCCGGTGGGATTTGGCGGGGATCACGGTCCCGATCTGGCGGAGGTGACGGGGATGACGGGGCTCAGCGCCGCGCAGGTGGTCGAAGAGATCGTCCAGACGCCGCTCAGGGTTCTGGCCATCGGATTTGCCCCCGGTCAGCCCTATCTCGGCCTCTTGCCCGAAGCCTTCGATCTGCCGCGGATGACATCGCTCAACCCGCAGGTGCCGCAGGGCGCGATTGCTTTGGCCGTGCGCCAGCTCGTGCTCTTTGCCAATGCCTCGCCGACCGGCTGGCGTCAGGTCGCGCGCACGGCGTTTCGGGTGTTTCGACCCGACAGCGACACGCCCCTGCCGCTTTGCGCGGGCGATGAAATGCGGCTGGTCCCGGTGTCTGGGGCGGAGATGGACGGGCTTTTGGCCTCTGGCGACCCAACCGGCGGCGCCAAGCTGGAGCTGCGGTCATGAGTGCGGTGATCATTCACAAAGCGGGGCCGGGTCTGAGCGTGCAAGACCTTGGCCGCCCCGGCATGACCCGTCTGGGCCTGTCGCGTGGTGGCGCGGCCGATCCGGTGGCCCTTTATGAAGCGGCGGCGTTGCTGTCGCAGAACACCCCGCAAGCCGCTGTTGAGATGGCCGGGATGGGCGGCACGTTTGAAGTCACGGCGCCCACGCGCATTGCACTCACGGGGGCACCGATGCGGGCCAGTCTCGGCACGCAGGCGCTGCGGTGGAACGCCACGCATCTCTTGTCCTCCGGTGAGCGTCTGACCATCGGGGCCGCGGAGCGCGGCAGCTATGGTTATCTCAGTTTCGCGGGCGGCATCGAGACGCCGGAGGTGCTGTCGAGCCGGTCGACCCATGTGACGGCGGGTCTTGGCGCGGCGCTCGAAGACGGCACGCGCCTGCCTTTGGGGCAGGACGCTGACCCCGCAGCCGTCGCCGTCGGTCTTCCGCTCGACATGCGCTTCTCAGGCGGTGACATCCGTTATATCGCGGGGCCGCAGACGGCGCTTTTCGCACCCGATGTGCTGGCCCAATTCGAGGCCACGACATTCACCCGCTCCGCCACCGCCAACCGCCAAGGCGTGCGGTTGGAGGCCGACGCGCGGTTCCCGTCGCAGGCGCCTGCCGGGCTGGCCTCCGATTTCATCCTTGAGGGCGATCTTCAGATGACCGGCGACGGCTTGCCTTATGTGCTGTTGTGCGAATGCCAGACCATCGGCGGCTATCCCCGGCTCGGGACGGTGGTTGCGGCGGACCTGCCCGTGGTGGCGCAGGCGGGGCAGGGTGCTGAGCTGCGGTTTCGGCAGATCACCTTGGACGAGGCCGACCGGATCGCGAGCGCCTATGACGCGCGGCTCAAGGCGTTGCGCGGCAAAGTTCAGCCCCTGATCCGCGATCCGTCCTTGATCCACGATCTTTTGAGCTATCAACTGATCAGCGGCGTGACAGCCGGTGATGAACTGGAAGGATAACCCATGCTGAAAGCCGATCTGAATTCCGACATTGGCGAGGGCTTTGGCGATTGGACCAAGGGCGATGACGCGGCGCTGATGCAGGTGATCACCTCGGCCAATGTCGCCTGTGGCTTTCATGCGGGCGACCCGGATGTCATGGCGCGCACCATGAAACTGGCGGTCGAGAACGGCGTCGGGATCGGCGCGCATCCGGGCTTTGCCGATCTCAAAGGCTTCGGGCGACGGCGTCTGCCCCTGAGCCATGACGAGATCGCCAATCTTGTGACCTATCAACTGGGCGCGGCGCTGGCGATGGCGCGGGCGGCGGGCGGTCAGGTGCGGCATCTGAAACTGCACGGGGCGCTGGCGAATATGGCCTCCGAGGATGCAGATCTCGCGCGGGTCTGTTTCGCGGCGGCGTTGAAGGTCCAGCCCGACATCGTGATCATGGTTCTGGCCGCCACCGCGATGGAGCAGGCCGCGCGCGATCTGAACTGCGCCTGGGCGGGGGAGATTTTCGCGGATCGCGCCTATAATGATGACGCCACTTTGGTGGATCGTCGTCAACCAGGGGCAGTGCTGCATGATCCGCACGTGATCTCCGCGCGCATTTTGGCGATGCTCAAGGCTGGCGCGATCATCACGGAAAGCGGCAAACATATTCCCTGCAAGATCGACACGATTTGCGTGCATGGCGACACCGAGGGCGCGCTGGCGATGACAAAGGCGCTCAAGGCCGGGTTGCAGGCGGCGGGGGTCGAGATTGCCAGGCTCTGAGCCCGCAATCACATCGGCGGAAACCATCGCATTGGGCAGGTTCCGAGGCTTGCCATGGCGTCGCCTGCCGGGTAGGGATCAGGGCTTGAGAAGAGCAAGAATATCCCACTACCCCTGAGGAAGGTTTCCCCATGATGGACGACGATATCTCCCCCGAC includes:
- a CDS encoding 5-oxoprolinase subunit PxpA, whose protein sequence is MLKADLNSDIGEGFGDWTKGDDAALMQVITSANVACGFHAGDPDVMARTMKLAVENGVGIGAHPGFADLKGFGRRRLPLSHDEIANLVTYQLGAALAMARAAGGQVRHLKLHGALANMASEDADLARVCFAAALKVQPDIVIMVLAATAMEQAARDLNCAWAGEIFADRAYNDDATLVDRRQPGAVLHDPHVISARILAMLKAGAIITESGKHIPCKIDTICVHGDTEGALAMTKALKAGLQAAGVEIARL
- a CDS encoding biotin-dependent carboxyltransferase family protein, producing MSAVIIHKAGPGLSVQDLGRPGMTRLGLSRGGAADPVALYEAAALLSQNTPQAAVEMAGMGGTFEVTAPTRIALTGAPMRASLGTQALRWNATHLLSSGERLTIGAAERGSYGYLSFAGGIETPEVLSSRSTHVTAGLGAALEDGTRLPLGQDADPAAVAVGLPLDMRFSGGDIRYIAGPQTALFAPDVLAQFEATTFTRSATANRQGVRLEADARFPSQAPAGLASDFILEGDLQMTGDGLPYVLLCECQTIGGYPRLGTVVAADLPVVAQAGQGAELRFRQITLDEADRIASAYDARLKALRGKVQPLIRDPSLIHDLLSYQLISGVTAGDELEG
- a CDS encoding carboxyltransferase domain-containing protein, which codes for MTVDQMNQLSTSQDGGPEILPLGRDGWLVRFALTPAPWAMAAVQKLYALGAASALSGVTRVAPSLTSVLFSYDPDCTDRAVMRAQIAQLLEGEDWHHATPEPATRVWQVPVGFGGDHGPDLAEVTGMTGLSAAQVVEEIVQTPLRVLAIGFAPGQPYLGLLPEAFDLPRMTSLNPQVPQGAIALAVRQLVLFANASPTGWRQVARTAFRVFRPDSDTPLPLCAGDEMRLVPVSGAEMDGLLASGDPTGGAKLELRS